From the Solanum lycopersicum chromosome 10, SLM_r2.1 genome, one window contains:
- the LOC101268815 gene encoding sm-like protein LSM36B, producing the protein MSGAGEKGSTTKTPADFLKSIRGRPVVVKLNSGVDYRGILACLDGYMNIAMEQTEEYVNGQLKNKYGDAFIRGNNVLYISTSKRTLGEGA; encoded by the exons ATGAGTGGAGCAGGAGAGAAAGGATCAACAACCAAGACTCCAGCAGATTTTCTCAAGTCTATTCGTGGACGACCTGTTGTTGTCAAATTGAACTCTGGTGTTGACTATCGAG GTATCCTTGCCTGTTTAGATGGATACATGAATATAGCAATGGAGCAAACCGAAGAATATGTTAATGGGCAATTGAAGAACAAATATGGTGATGCTTTCATTCGTGGAAACAACG TGCTTTACATCAGCACATCAAAGAGGACACTAGGGGAGGGAGCTTAA